One genomic region from Evansella sp. LMS18 encodes:
- a CDS encoding YpmA family protein — MAGEGNGIETLATVKVEKSGDLYKIVDSLNRTLKDRDLMFGLALDEQEDNKMVFTIYKT, encoded by the coding sequence ATGGCTGGAGAAGGAAATGGCATAGAAACATTAGCTACTGTAAAAGTGGAAAAATCCGGCGATCTGTACAAAATCGTGGACTCGCTGAATCGTACACTGAAGGACAGAGACTTAATGTTTGGGCTCGCCCTTGACGAGCAGGAAGATAATAAAATGGTTTTTACGATTTATAAAACGTAA
- a CDS encoding DUF5590 domain-containing protein: MKAWIITVLAVLLAVAAGFMFYLYNSVAEPLTERQQDAVELAFEETDLSEVREVTYYHGRRAYQVIDGADTSGNEVYIWVEELSEEALEAGEEQRVITRLKEEGITREEARDIAVSRLDIDQIQSINLGMIGSTPVYEITYIDQADRHSFYYMTFNDGTYIRHYQFRN; the protein is encoded by the coding sequence ATGAAGGCATGGATAATTACGGTGCTTGCCGTTCTCTTAGCGGTAGCAGCCGGATTTATGTTTTATCTTTACAATTCCGTAGCTGAACCTCTGACGGAAAGACAGCAGGACGCTGTGGAATTGGCTTTTGAAGAAACAGATTTGTCAGAGGTGCGTGAAGTAACCTATTATCACGGAAGACGGGCATATCAGGTTATTGATGGGGCAGATACATCCGGGAATGAAGTATACATCTGGGTGGAAGAGCTGTCGGAAGAGGCTCTGGAAGCGGGAGAAGAACAAAGGGTCATTACACGTTTAAAGGAAGAAGGAATCACCAGGGAAGAGGCAAGGGATATAGCTGTATCACGGCTTGATATAGACCAGATACAAAGCATTAATTTAGGTATGATCGGGAGCACTCCCGTTTATGAAATCACATACATAGACCAGGCAGACAGACACTCATTTTATTATATGACATTTAATGACGGAACATACATCCGCCATTATCAATTCAGAAATTAA
- a CDS encoding pyridoxal phosphate-dependent aminotransferase has translation MKFSSKVTAITPSSTLAITAKAKELKEEGHDVIGLGAGEPDFNTPDYIIEASYKSMLAGHTKYTPSGGLPKLKEAIINKFKEDNQIEYKPEEIIVTNGAKHALALLFQTLLEEGEEVIIPAPYWVSYTEQVKIAGGKPVIVEGKEENQFKITPEQLEAAVSANTKAVIINSPSNPTGVMYTKEELQQIGEICLKHNILIVSDEIYEKLIYGGGRHYSIAQLSPELKEQTLIVNGVSKSHSMTGWRIGYTAGRKDLIKAMTNLASHTTSNPAVMAQYGAIAAYEDEDGSVEKMRESFEERLNTVYEQVNNIPGFSCVKPQGAFYLFPNVREAVSNGGFASTDDWVKALLEEEKVAVVPGSGFGADDNIRLSYATSLEQFQEALKRIERFVKNHSKA, from the coding sequence ATGAAATTTTCATCTAAAGTAACAGCAATTACTCCCTCTTCAACACTTGCAATAACGGCGAAAGCAAAAGAACTTAAAGAAGAGGGCCATGACGTGATTGGTCTCGGTGCAGGAGAGCCGGATTTTAATACTCCGGACTATATAATTGAAGCAAGCTATAAGTCGATGCTTGCAGGGCACACGAAATATACTCCATCTGGGGGACTGCCTAAACTGAAGGAAGCGATAATAAACAAATTCAAAGAGGATAATCAAATTGAATACAAGCCAGAGGAAATCATCGTAACAAACGGAGCTAAACATGCACTTGCATTATTATTCCAGACTCTTCTTGAAGAAGGGGAGGAAGTGATCATTCCGGCCCCTTACTGGGTAAGCTATACCGAACAAGTTAAAATTGCCGGCGGAAAACCTGTCATTGTTGAAGGAAAGGAAGAAAATCAGTTTAAAATTACTCCTGAACAGCTTGAGGCTGCTGTCAGCGCTAATACTAAAGCAGTTATCATCAATTCGCCGAGCAACCCTACAGGTGTTATGTATACGAAAGAAGAGCTTCAGCAAATCGGCGAGATCTGCCTGAAACATAACATCCTTATCGTCTCCGATGAAATTTACGAAAAGCTTATATACGGAGGCGGCAGACATTATTCCATCGCTCAACTCTCTCCGGAACTGAAAGAACAGACCCTTATTGTAAACGGGGTTTCTAAATCACATTCCATGACAGGATGGCGTATTGGCTATACAGCCGGAAGAAAAGACCTTATTAAAGCCATGACTAACCTTGCAAGCCATACTACCTCAAACCCTGCCGTGATGGCACAGTACGGAGCAATCGCAGCTTATGAGGACGAGGATGGGTCCGTTGAAAAAATGCGGGAATCCTTTGAGGAAAGACTGAACACTGTCTATGAACAGGTAAATAATATTCCAGGTTTCTCATGTGTAAAACCACAGGGTGCTTTTTATCTTTTCCCAAATGTAAGAGAAGCAGTTTCAAATGGAGGATTTGCGTCAACTGATGACTGGGTTAAAGCGCTCCTTGAAGAAGAAAAAGTTGCGGTAGTGCCAGGAAGCGGCTTCGGAGCAGATGACAATATCCGTTTGTCCTATGCAACCAGCCTTGAACAGTTCCAGGAAGCATTAAAGCGTATTGAAAGATTTGTTAAAAACCACAGTAAAGCTTAG
- the asnS gene encoding asparagine--tRNA ligase — protein MKTTIAEVGKYVGQSVTIGCWLANKRSSGKIAFLQLRDGTGFIQGVVVKAEVGEEIFKLSKELTQESSLFVTGVVREDDRAPSGYELTVESVEIIHEAKDYPITPKEHGTEFLMDHRHLWLRSKRQHAVMKVRNEIIRATYEFFNEQGFVKVDPPILTGSSAEGTTNLFHTKYFDEDAFLSQSGQLYMEAAAMALGKVFSFGPTFRAEKSKTRRHLIEFWMIEPEMAFMDHEDSLKIQEEYVSFIVQSVLRNCKQELAALERDTTKLENVIAPFPRITYDEAVEMLQKDGHEIEWGEDFGAPHETAIAEKFDKPVFITHYPAEIKAFYMKPDPERADVVLCADLIAPEGYGEIIGGSQRIDDEELMKQRFDEHNLSLDSYQWYLDLQKYGSVPHSGFGLGLERTVGWVCGTEHVRETIPFPRLLNRLYP, from the coding sequence GTGAAAACGACAATTGCAGAAGTAGGAAAATATGTAGGACAATCTGTTACGATAGGATGCTGGCTTGCAAATAAGAGATCAAGCGGAAAGATTGCTTTTCTTCAGCTACGTGATGGAACAGGATTTATTCAGGGAGTAGTAGTTAAAGCTGAGGTTGGAGAAGAAATATTTAAACTCAGCAAAGAACTCACTCAGGAAAGTTCTTTATTTGTTACCGGAGTCGTGCGTGAAGATGACAGGGCACCTTCCGGGTATGAACTGACGGTGGAGTCAGTGGAAATCATTCATGAAGCGAAGGATTATCCAATAACCCCTAAAGAACATGGCACGGAATTTCTTATGGATCACAGACATCTGTGGCTCCGTTCCAAAAGGCAGCATGCGGTAATGAAGGTTAGAAATGAAATTATCCGGGCTACATACGAGTTTTTCAATGAACAGGGTTTTGTGAAGGTAGACCCGCCGATATTAACCGGCAGTTCTGCAGAAGGGACAACTAACCTGTTCCATACGAAATATTTTGATGAAGATGCCTTCCTTTCCCAAAGTGGACAGCTTTATATGGAAGCTGCTGCGATGGCCTTAGGAAAAGTATTTTCATTCGGACCTACTTTCAGAGCTGAAAAGTCCAAGACAAGAAGACATCTTATTGAGTTTTGGATGATTGAGCCTGAAATGGCATTTATGGATCATGAAGACAGCCTGAAAATTCAGGAAGAGTATGTTTCCTTTATTGTTCAGTCTGTTCTCCGTAACTGCAAGCAGGAGCTTGCAGCACTTGAAAGAGACACAACAAAACTTGAGAATGTAATAGCTCCATTCCCGAGAATTACTTATGATGAAGCTGTCGAAATGCTGCAAAAGGACGGGCATGAAATCGAATGGGGTGAAGATTTCGGGGCTCCTCATGAAACTGCCATTGCAGAAAAATTTGATAAGCCGGTATTCATTACTCACTACCCGGCAGAAATTAAGGCTTTCTACATGAAACCTGATCCTGAAAGAGCGGATGTTGTACTCTGTGCAGACCTGATTGCTCCCGAAGGTTATGGGGAAATTATCGGAGGCAGCCAGAGAATTGACGATGAAGAACTAATGAAACAGCGCTTTGATGAACATAATCTGTCATTGGATTCCTACCAGTGGTATCTGGATCTTCAGAAATACGGTTCAGTTCCTCATTCAGGATTCGGGCTTGGCCTTGAGAGAACAGTCGGCTGGGTTTGCGGCACAGAACATGTAAGGGAAACAATTCCGTTCCCACGTCTGCTAAACCGCCTGTATCCATAA
- a CDS encoding DnaD domain-containing protein, protein MNNEFMLQLYMDDPFTIPSSVIKCYGELGISEQQFMLLMHIRQFSQEGNYFPTPFELQERMTIDELQCANELKELLMKGFLAIEEKQDEDGRLSESFSLKPLFEKVTMYLAGKSIDKDKQSKQVEEGRLFRRFEEEFSRPLSPMEMEMISMWLDDDTHAPEIIEAALREAVVSSKMNFRYIDRILFEWKKNGVRSVQQAREHGERIRRNQPNKNMFEPAAVNDSNKPRHPRYNWLQGGKR, encoded by the coding sequence ATGAACAATGAATTTATGCTTCAGCTTTATATGGACGATCCTTTTACCATTCCTTCATCAGTTATTAAGTGCTATGGAGAATTAGGTATTTCAGAACAGCAGTTTATGCTCCTGATGCATATCCGCCAGTTCTCACAGGAAGGTAATTATTTCCCTACACCTTTTGAATTGCAGGAACGGATGACAATAGATGAACTGCAGTGTGCCAACGAACTTAAGGAACTGTTAATGAAAGGTTTCCTTGCAATTGAGGAAAAACAGGATGAAGATGGACGCCTTTCTGAGAGCTTTTCTTTAAAACCTTTATTTGAAAAAGTGACAATGTATTTAGCTGGAAAATCTATCGATAAGGACAAACAGTCAAAGCAAGTGGAAGAAGGGCGATTGTTCCGCCGTTTTGAAGAGGAGTTTTCACGTCCTTTATCGCCGATGGAAATGGAAATGATTTCGATGTGGCTTGATGATGATACACATGCTCCTGAAATCATTGAAGCAGCTTTGAGGGAAGCGGTAGTTTCCTCGAAGATGAACTTCCGATACATAGACAGAATTCTCTTCGAATGGAAAAAGAACGGGGTCCGTTCGGTCCAGCAGGCAAGAGAGCATGGGGAACGTATAAGAAGGAATCAGCCTAACAAAAATATGTTTGAACCTGCAGCGGTGAATGATTCTAATAAACCGAGACACCCTCGTTATAACTGGCTGCAAGGCGGAAAAAGGTAA
- the nth gene encoding endonuclease III, translated as MLNNKQIEYALSEIANMFPDAECELTHTNPFELTIAVLLSAQATDALVNKVTPKLFEKYKEPEDYLAVPLEELEQDIKSIGLFRSKAKNIQKLCQSLIENYGGEIPKEKEELVKLAGVGRKTANVVASVAFDVPAIAVDTHVERVSKRLGICRWKDSVLEVEKTLMRKIPEEEWSVTHHRLIFFGRYHCKAQSPQCEVCPLLEICREGKKRMKKRGITVG; from the coding sequence ATGCTTAATAACAAACAAATCGAATATGCCCTTTCCGAAATCGCAAATATGTTTCCTGATGCTGAATGTGAGCTGACCCATACGAATCCTTTTGAACTGACAATAGCAGTGCTTCTCTCTGCCCAGGCTACAGATGCCCTTGTTAATAAAGTTACTCCTAAACTGTTTGAGAAATACAAAGAGCCGGAAGATTATCTGGCTGTACCTCTTGAAGAACTGGAACAGGATATTAAATCAATCGGATTGTTCAGGAGTAAGGCAAAGAATATCCAGAAGCTTTGCCAGTCGTTAATAGAGAATTATGGCGGGGAAATACCTAAAGAGAAGGAAGAACTGGTTAAGCTTGCCGGCGTAGGCAGGAAAACCGCCAACGTAGTAGCTTCTGTTGCTTTTGATGTGCCTGCCATTGCTGTTGATACCCATGTAGAACGTGTCAGTAAGCGTCTCGGGATTTGCCGCTGGAAAGATTCTGTTCTGGAAGTTGAAAAAACGCTAATGAGAAAAATACCGGAAGAAGAATGGTCAGTTACACACCACAGACTGATCTTTTTTGGCCGCTACCACTGTAAGGCCCAGTCCCCCCAGTGTGAGGTGTGTCCGCTGCTGGAAATTTGCAGGGAAGGCAAAAAAAGAATGAAGAAACGGGGAATTACAGTTGGGTAA
- a CDS encoding YpoC family protein: MGKRLVSVPPEFHQEPFYKAGDTAELKGDVHSIKEVWQNGYFLHDIASFYNMNEPFPVPWSNPEEVTKLAYGLWKEEGRPQLENLFKARNKTEARPLIIMYTAIYIQVMHWVNRQPVRSLQGVTEAVSAFQYAPLNVSDRLQYIIASPNQFHAFITLNELYIESGKKWAVFLMKNK; the protein is encoded by the coding sequence TTGGGTAAACGGTTAGTTTCTGTACCACCGGAATTTCATCAGGAGCCTTTTTATAAAGCAGGGGATACAGCGGAGCTTAAAGGAGATGTTCATTCTATAAAAGAAGTTTGGCAGAACGGCTATTTTTTGCATGACATTGCCTCATTTTATAACATGAATGAACCGTTTCCTGTTCCCTGGTCCAATCCGGAAGAGGTTACAAAGTTAGCTTACGGGTTATGGAAGGAAGAGGGAAGACCGCAGCTGGAGAATCTCTTTAAAGCCCGGAACAAGACAGAAGCCAGACCACTGATCATTATGTATACGGCAATATATATTCAGGTAATGCATTGGGTGAACAGACAGCCTGTAAGGAGCCTTCAGGGTGTAACAGAAGCGGTTTCAGCTTTTCAGTATGCCCCTTTGAATGTTTCAGACCGCCTGCAGTACATAATTGCTTCACCGAATCAATTCCATGCGTTTATTACTTTAAATGAGCTGTATATTGAGTCCGGTAAAAAATGGGCTGTTTTTCTGATGAAAAATAAATGA
- a CDS encoding transglycosylase domain-containing protein has protein sequence MSDNYRTREERRKAKQQPKKTNKNKNGKGLFKKALTAFGIIMLIMLIGGAVSVFGILRGAPDLDPDRLTLAQNPEIYDRNGELMTTLQTAENRRSVNISDVPDVMKDAVLSVEDVRFYDHFGLDMRRIGGAVVANVTGGFGSEGASTITQQVVKNLFLTMDKTMARKIQEQYLAIRLEQQYTKDQILEMYLNAIYYSGGRYGVVEAADYYFSKELDELTIADAALLAGIPQRPNHFNPFNNPDGAEQRRNIVIGLMEKHGKISAEEAEEARNISVEEQLNRSERDPNPYQVFLEQALTEVEAIDGIEPSDIYTSGLKIHTTLDQDLQQYVEQVMESGDPSIFPNDKIQAGITLMDTKTGEVLAIGGLREEPETQFSYNWATKPRNPQQPGSTIKPILDYGPAVDELKWSTYHQIVDEPYNFVTTGDPVRNASGNHRGSVSMREALKDSLNVPAVKAFNEVGADKAKAFGERLGLNLESITEAYSIGGFSKGVTPFEMAGAYAAFGNNGQYNRPHTVTRIEFQDGQTINLSPDPVAAMEDYTAFMLTDMMKTVVQSGTGTNAAVSGVPIAGKTGSSNLDREVRERYGLTSGVRDSWFAGYSTELTAAVWAGYASPEDGVIQLGTDDARVATNLFRTIMTYAHENREVSDFVQPDSVVRVAIERSTGLLPSDYTPQSEIVNEYFVRGTEPSNVSEEFEQTEADSVRGLQAVYNEEAHEIQINWDYPEDLRDQFSFRLEIKGPEQNDFNTVDITKNMEYRLSSPEYGETYTVRVTAISDSDSDLTSDPAETQVTIPEEEIEEEEDIIDDLFEEENNENESPENENNDQGENEGNSDGNNDGNDQNEDQNQGDQGNAPGQGNNQGNGQGQGQGQGNQGSGQGQGNQGSGQGQGQGNQGPPDQGQGNNDEEDNPGNNPPEENNNAEDE, from the coding sequence ATGTCTGATAACTACCGGACAAGAGAAGAACGAAGAAAAGCAAAGCAACAACCTAAAAAAACGAACAAGAATAAAAATGGTAAAGGTCTCTTTAAAAAGGCTTTAACTGCATTTGGTATCATTATGCTTATTATGTTAATCGGCGGAGCCGTATCAGTGTTCGGTATCCTGAGAGGTGCCCCGGATCTTGACCCGGATAGGCTTACTCTTGCCCAGAATCCGGAAATTTATGACCGCAACGGGGAACTGATGACTACCCTTCAAACTGCGGAGAACAGAAGATCAGTTAATATAAGTGACGTCCCTGACGTGATGAAAGATGCTGTTCTTTCTGTGGAAGATGTTCGCTTTTACGATCATTTCGGCCTGGATATGCGCCGTATCGGCGGTGCCGTTGTAGCTAACGTAACCGGCGGCTTCGGAAGCGAAGGTGCAAGTACAATTACACAGCAGGTAGTAAAAAACCTGTTTCTGACGATGGATAAAACAATGGCCCGAAAAATACAGGAACAGTACTTGGCTATTCGTCTTGAACAGCAGTACACGAAAGATCAGATTCTGGAAATGTATCTCAACGCAATCTACTATTCCGGAGGACGTTACGGAGTTGTGGAAGCAGCTGATTATTATTTCAGCAAGGAATTAGATGAGCTGACTATTGCAGATGCTGCCCTTTTAGCGGGAATACCGCAGCGTCCTAACCACTTTAATCCATTTAATAATCCGGATGGCGCGGAACAACGAAGAAATATCGTAATCGGATTAATGGAGAAGCACGGAAAAATATCAGCTGAAGAGGCTGAGGAAGCAAGAAATATCTCTGTAGAGGAACAGTTAAACCGAAGTGAAAGGGATCCTAATCCTTATCAAGTCTTCCTGGAGCAGGCGCTGACAGAAGTGGAAGCAATCGACGGCATTGAGCCAAGCGACATTTACACTTCAGGGCTTAAAATTCACACTACACTGGACCAGGACCTGCAGCAGTATGTGGAACAGGTTATGGAATCAGGGGATCCATCGATTTTCCCTAATGATAAAATACAGGCGGGAATTACATTAATGGATACGAAGACTGGTGAAGTGCTCGCAATAGGTGGGTTAAGAGAAGAGCCTGAGACACAATTCAGCTATAACTGGGCTACGAAGCCGAGAAACCCACAGCAGCCAGGTTCAACTATCAAACCAATCCTTGATTACGGACCGGCAGTTGATGAGTTGAAATGGTCAACCTACCACCAGATTGTAGACGAACCTTATAACTTTGTAACTACAGGGGACCCTGTACGGAATGCAAGCGGGAACCACCGCGGCTCCGTTTCTATGAGAGAGGCTTTAAAAGACTCACTCAACGTCCCTGCTGTTAAGGCGTTTAATGAAGTTGGTGCAGACAAAGCAAAAGCCTTTGGTGAGAGGCTCGGGCTTAATCTGGAATCAATTACGGAGGCTTATTCTATTGGAGGCTTTTCCAAAGGAGTAACCCCATTTGAAATGGCCGGTGCGTATGCGGCATTTGGCAATAATGGCCAGTATAATCGTCCCCATACTGTCACCCGAATAGAATTTCAGGACGGACAGACGATTAACCTGTCTCCGGACCCAGTTGCAGCTATGGAGGATTACACAGCTTTCATGCTTACAGATATGATGAAAACAGTCGTTCAGTCCGGTACTGGAACAAATGCTGCTGTATCCGGTGTACCGATTGCTGGTAAAACAGGATCTTCCAATCTGGACCGGGAAGTCCGGGAAAGATACGGGCTGACAAGCGGTGTAAGGGACTCCTGGTTTGCAGGTTACTCCACTGAGTTAACTGCAGCAGTATGGGCAGGCTATGCGAGCCCTGAAGACGGTGTTATCCAGTTAGGCACAGATGACGCAAGAGTGGCTACCAACCTGTTCAGAACCATTATGACTTATGCCCACGAAAACCGTGAGGTATCTGACTTTGTACAGCCTGATTCAGTGGTAAGAGTAGCAATCGAGAGGTCAACTGGACTTCTGCCTAGTGATTATACTCCCCAGAGTGAAATAGTTAATGAATATTTTGTCAGGGGAACTGAGCCTAGCAATGTTTCAGAGGAATTCGAACAAACGGAAGCCGATTCTGTACGCGGGCTTCAGGCTGTCTATAACGAAGAAGCCCATGAGATTCAGATAAACTGGGATTATCCGGAAGATTTAAGAGATCAGTTCAGTTTCAGGCTGGAAATTAAAGGGCCGGAGCAAAATGATTTCAATACAGTCGATATAACTAAAAATATGGAATACAGATTGAGTTCCCCGGAATATGGTGAGACGTATACGGTGCGTGTGACAGCTATTTCTGACAGCGACAGCGATTTAACAAGTGATCCTGCTGAGACTCAGGTGACTATTCCTGAAGAGGAAATAGAAGAAGAAGAAGACATCATTGACGACCTCTTTGAAGAGGAGAATAACGAAAACGAATCTCCTGAAAATGAGAATAATGACCAGGGAGAAAATGAAGGTAACTCTGATGGCAATAATGATGGGAACGATCAAAATGAAGATCAGAACCAAGGTGATCAGGGCAATGCCCCGGGGCAAGGCAATAACCAGGGTAACGGACAAGGCCAAGGTCAAGGCCAAGGAAACCAAGGTTCCGGACAAGGACAAGGAAACCAAGGTTCCGGACAAGGTCAGGGACAAGGAAACCAAGGTCCTCCTGATCAGGGGCAAGGTAACAACGATGAAGAGGATAACCCTGGAAATAACCCTCCTGAAGAAAACAACAATGCTGAAGATGAATAA
- the recU gene encoding Holliday junction resolvase RecU — protein MPLKYPNGKKYNPKRTLSKPNSVNKKDERYSNRGMTLEEDINETNEYYRAHGIAVIHKKPVPLQIVNVHYPKRSAAVVTEAYFKKPSTTDYNGVYKGKYIDFEAKETKNKTSFPLKNFHDHQITHMRQVTEQGGLAFALLRFTVTDEVYFLHAEALFAFLEDNADKRKSIPKKDIEERGILIPLGFHPRIDYLKILDKIITDI, from the coding sequence ATGCCACTCAAATATCCGAACGGAAAAAAATATAATCCAAAGCGCACCCTTTCGAAACCAAACAGCGTCAATAAAAAGGATGAAAGATACAGTAACAGGGGGATGACTCTTGAGGAGGATATTAATGAAACGAATGAGTATTACAGAGCACACGGGATAGCAGTCATTCATAAGAAGCCTGTCCCGCTGCAAATTGTTAACGTCCATTACCCTAAACGAAGCGCGGCTGTCGTTACAGAGGCATACTTTAAAAAACCTTCCACCACCGACTATAACGGGGTTTATAAAGGAAAATATATTGATTTTGAGGCAAAGGAAACAAAAAATAAAACCAGTTTTCCCTTAAAGAATTTTCATGACCATCAAATAACCCATATGAGACAGGTTACAGAACAAGGCGGTCTCGCTTTTGCCTTATTAAGATTCACTGTTACTGATGAAGTTTATTTTTTACATGCTGAGGCATTATTTGCTTTTTTAGAAGATAATGCAGACAAAAGAAAGTCTATTCCGAAGAAAGATATTGAGGAACGGGGAATATTGATTCCTCTTGGTTTCCATCCAAGGATTGACTACCTGAAGATTCTGGATAAAATAATTACAGATATATGA
- a CDS encoding MerR family transcriptional regulator: MKKMWRTKEVAEELGVNQKTIQRWIKQHKLDCEISGAGHYEIDEDNYKKLLKIAQETGNKRKQPVRLKAEAPDVKMVTAAMLDEKFCSLLLQVDQLDKQLQNKADEVVEYQMLQHRKEIDELTNSIDQFNTRLAKIENLLQANAEKIVHLHDKKAEKTPKRNRLAGIFSF; the protein is encoded by the coding sequence ATGAAAAAGATGTGGAGGACAAAGGAAGTTGCCGAGGAGCTGGGTGTAAACCAGAAGACAATTCAAAGATGGATAAAACAGCACAAACTCGATTGCGAGATCAGCGGAGCAGGCCATTATGAGATAGATGAAGATAATTATAAAAAGCTTCTTAAAATAGCTCAGGAAACAGGGAATAAGCGTAAACAGCCTGTACGGCTTAAGGCTGAAGCCCCGGATGTAAAAATGGTGACTGCTGCTATGCTTGATGAAAAATTCTGCAGTCTGCTTCTGCAGGTAGACCAGCTTGATAAACAGCTGCAGAATAAAGCAGATGAAGTTGTGGAATACCAGATGCTTCAGCACAGGAAAGAGATTGATGAACTTACCAACTCTATTGACCAATTTAACACTCGTCTTGCGAAAATAGAAAACCTTCTCCAGGCCAATGCTGAAAAAATCGTTCATCTTCATGATAAAAAAGCTGAAAAAACACCTAAACGAAACAGGCTGGCAGGGATTTTCAGTTTTTAA
- a CDS encoding YppE family protein: MMDRRDTDHLNHLTVKLLEYNKKALQYFEKHQETKEAADFIEEVKPFADSVHKTADEWIELAAPFVKEKQPKYLHVKQIEDVHENIGIEAVTCFQPDTKRKRFIERNKSILYTLETLSRNLSPL; this comes from the coding sequence ATGATGGACAGAAGGGATACAGATCATTTAAATCATTTAACAGTAAAATTGCTTGAATATAATAAGAAGGCTCTGCAATACTTTGAAAAGCATCAGGAAACAAAGGAAGCAGCCGATTTTATAGAGGAAGTCAAACCATTCGCCGACTCAGTCCATAAAACCGCAGATGAATGGATTGAGCTGGCAGCTCCTTTCGTAAAGGAGAAGCAGCCGAAATATCTTCATGTGAAACAGATTGAAGATGTACATGAGAATATAGGCATAGAAGCAGTCACCTGCTTCCAGCCGGATACCAAAAGGAAAAGATTTATTGAAAGAAATAAATCGATTCTTTATACGCTCGAGACACTTTCACGGAATTTATCCCCTTTATAA
- a CDS encoding trimeric intracellular cation channel family protein, whose product MTWDILNIIGTIAFALSGVNVAMEEKYDLMGVYVLGFAAAFGGGAVRNLFIGLPVSALWEQGYLFTTAFLIMTAAFFTTAVWATLWEKWGAFFDAIGLAAFAIQGALFAVSMGHPMSAVVSAAVLTGTGGGMIRDVLAGRKPLVLREEIYILWAVLGGLAIAAGLAQSGLALAVLFAAIVTLRMLSVHYKWKLPVKAAGEKTESM is encoded by the coding sequence ATGACCTGGGATATTCTTAACATAATTGGCACGATCGCTTTTGCCCTTAGCGGAGTGAACGTGGCAATGGAGGAAAAATATGATTTAATGGGAGTTTATGTGCTGGGTTTCGCTGCCGCTTTCGGAGGCGGTGCCGTGAGAAACCTGTTCATCGGGCTGCCTGTTTCCGCTTTATGGGAACAAGGATATCTGTTTACCACTGCATTCCTTATAATGACGGCAGCGTTTTTCACAACCGCTGTATGGGCTACCTTATGGGAGAAATGGGGAGCGTTTTTTGATGCTATCGGGCTGGCAGCATTCGCCATCCAGGGGGCCTTGTTCGCTGTCTCTATGGGCCACCCGATGAGTGCTGTCGTTTCCGCTGCTGTGCTTACAGGTACTGGGGGAGGAATGATCAGAGATGTCCTGGCAGGAAGAAAACCTCTTGTACTAAGAGAAGAAATATATATTTTATGGGCCGTACTTGGCGGCCTGGCAATTGCTGCCGGGTTAGCGCAATCAGGCCTTGCCCTCGCTGTGCTATTTGCGGCAATAGTCACCCTTCGAATGCTATCAGTCCATTATAAATGGAAACTGCCGGTGAAAGCAGCGGGAGAAAAAACAGAAAGTATGTAA